In Salvia hispanica cultivar TCC Black 2014 unplaced genomic scaffold, UniMelb_Shisp_WGS_1.0 HiC_scaffold_694, whole genome shotgun sequence, a single genomic region encodes these proteins:
- the LOC125199800 gene encoding epoxide hydrolase A-like codes for MEEIEHNYTQVNGLKLHTAEIGSRSSPSVVFLHGFPDIWYSWRHQMIAVAKGGFRAIALDHRGYGLSDPPPRPDQTTFSDLIADLLALLDSLNLSKVILVGKDFGSRIVYLFSLLHPSRVSGFITLGVPFIPPSRPSAVKLHSEGSYISRWQERGRAEADFSRFDTRTVVRNIYILFSRSEVPTALENQEVMDIVDSSAPLPPWFTEQDLDVYASLYEKSGFQTAMQVPYRSLNEEFGITNVKIEVPALVIMGGKDYSLNFPGIAEYIKSGVAKSYVPMYEATLLPEGSHFMQEQFPHQVSQLILDFLCNHS; via the exons ATGGAAGAAATTGAACACAACTACACCCAAGTCAACGGGCTGAAGCTCCACACGGCGGAAATCGGAAGCCGCTCTTCGCCATCTGTGGTTTTCTTACACGGATTTCCGGATATATGGTACTCGTGGCGCCACCAGATGATCGCAGTCGCCAAGGGAGGTTTCAGAGCCATCGCACTCGATCACAGAGGATACGGGCTATCCGACCCGCCGCCCCGACCCGACCAAACCACATTCTCGGATCTCATTGCTGATCTGCTTGCTCTCCTTGATTCTCTCAACCTTTCCAAG GTTATTTTAGTTGGTAAAGATTTTGGATCACGGATTGTTTACTTATTCTCGCTTCTTCATCCTTCGAGAGTATCTGGATTTATCACATTAGGCGTGCCTTTTATTCCTCCAAGTCGTCCCTCAGCAGTGAAGCTCCATAGCGAAGGCTCCTATATCTCTCGATGGCAG GAACGAGGAAGAGCTGAGGCTGATTTCAGCCGGTTTGACACTAGGACTGTGGTAAGAAATATATACATTCTTTTCTCGAGAAGTGAAGTGCCAACAGCTCTGGAGAATCAGGAGGTCATGGATATCGTAGACTCATCGGCTCCTTTACCACCCTGGTTCACTGAGCAAGACCTCGACGTATATGCTTCTCTGTATGAGAAATCCGGATTCCAAACTGCAATGCAAGTACCGTATAG GTCGTTAAATGAAGAGTTCGGCATTACAAATGTGAAGATTGAAGTTCCTGCATTGGTGATCATGGGAGGGAAGGACTACTCGTTGAATTTTCCTGGGATTGCGGAATACATAAAGAGTGGAGTGGCGAAGAGTTATGTGCCCATGTATGAAGCAACATTGTTGCCAGAGGGTTCCCATTTTATGCAGGAACAATTCCCTCACCAAGTTAGTCAGCTAATACTTGACTTTCTTTGCAATCACAGTTGA
- the LOC125199803 gene encoding NAD(P)H-quinone oxidoreductase subunit 1, chloroplastic, which translates to MIIDIIEIEAIHSFSRLEALKEVYGIIWMLVPIFILVLGITLGVLVIVWLEREISAGIQQRIGPEYAGPLGILQALADGTKLLFKENILPSRGDTRLFSIGPSIAVISILLSYSIIPFSYHFILADLSIGVFLWIAISSLAPVGLLMSGYGSNNKYSFLGGLRAAAQSISYEIPLTLCVLSISLRVIR; encoded by the coding sequence ATGATAATTGatataatagaaatagaaGCTATCCATTCTTTTTCCAGATTGGAAGCCTTAAAAGAAGTTTATGGGATCATATGGATGCTTGTCCCTATTTTCATTCTTGTATTAGGAATCACACTGGGTGTTTTAGTAATTGTTTGGTTAGAAAGAGAAATATCCGCAGGGATACAGCAACGTATTGGACCCGAATATGCGGGACCTTTGGGAATTCTTCAAGCTTTAGCCGATGGTACAAAACTacttttcaaagaaaatattcTTCCATCTAGAGGAGATACTCGTTTATTCAGTATTGGTCCATCCATAGCAGTCATATCCATTTTACTAAGTTATTCAATAATTCCTTTTAGCTATCACTTTATTCTAGCTGATCTTAGTattggtgtttttttatggatCGCCATTTCAAGTCTTGCTCCCGTTGGATTGCTTATGTCAGGATatggatcaaataataaatattcctttttaggtGGATTAAGGGCTGCTGCTCAATCAATTAGTTATGAAATACCATTAACTCTATGTGTATTATCAATATCTCTACGTGTGATTCGGTGA
- the LOC125199807 gene encoding NAD(P)H-quinone oxidoreductase subunit H, chloroplastic gives MLFLESSVHYYFLTGVAEYQKLITRNPIFLERVEGVGIIGGEEALNWGLSGPMLRASGIQWDLRKVDRYECYDEFDWEIQWQNEGDSLARYLVRIGEMRESIKIIQQALEGIPGGPYENLESRRFDRIKDPEWNDFEYRFISKKPSPTFELSKQELYVRVEAPKGELGIFLIGDQSVFPWRWKIRPPGFINLQILPQLVKRMKLADIMTILGSIDIIMGEVDR, from the exons aTGTTATTCCTTGAAAGTAGCGTCCATT attattttttaactgGGGTTGCTGAATATCAAAAGCTTATTACAcgaaatcctatttttttagaacGAGTTGAAGGCGTAGGTATTATTGGTGGAGAAGAAGCACTAAATTGGGGTTTATCGGGGCCAATGCTACGAGCTTCGGGAATACAATGGGATCTTCGTAAAGTTGATCGTTATGAGTGTTATGACGAATTTGATTGGGAGATTCAATGGCAAAACGAAGGTGATTCATTAGCTCGTTATTTAGTACGAATCGGTGAAATGAGAgaatccataaaaataatccaacaAGCCTTGGAAGGAATTCCAGGGGGGCCCTATGAGAATTTAGAAAGCCGGCGCTTTGATAGAATAAAAGACCCTGAATGGAATGATTTTGAATATCGatttattagtaaaaagccttctCCCACTTTTGAATTATCCAAGCAAGAACTTTATGTAAGAGTCGAAGCACCAAAAGGAGAATTGGGAATTTTTCTGATCGGAGATCAGAGTGTTTTTCCTTGGAGATGGAAAATCCGACCGCCGGGGTTTATCAACTTGCAAATTCTTCCGCAGTTAGTTAAAAGAATGAAATTGGCTGATATTATGACGATACTAGGTAGTATAGATATCATTATGGGAGAAGTTGATCGTTGA
- the LOC125199806 gene encoding NAD(P)H-quinone oxidoreductase chain 4, chloroplastic — protein MDVKLNKLLLPQGPKTALVVRARIFLAQVYLVFTTNHFPCLTIIAVLPIFAGCLIFFLPHRGNRVIRWYTICICILELLLTTYAFCYHFQSDDPLIQLTEDYKWILFLDFHWRLGIDGLSIGPILLTGFITTLATLAAWPVTRDSRLFHFLMLAMYSGQIGLFSSRDLLLFFLMWELELIPVYLLVSMWGGKKRLYSATKFILYTAGGSIFLLMGVLGVGLYSSTEPTLNFEILANQSYPVALEIFFYIGFFLAFAVKLPIIPLHTWLPDTHGEAHYSTCMLLAGILLKMGAYGLVRINMELFPHAHSLFSPWLIIVGAMQIIYAASTSLGQRNLKKRIAYSSVSHMGFIIIGIGSITDIGLNGALLQIISHGFIGAALFFLSGTTYDRIRLLYLDEMGGIAIPMPKMFTMFSSFSMASLALPGMSGFVAELLVFFGLVTSPKFLLMTKIVITFVMAIGMILTPIYLLSMLRQMFYGYKIFNGPNSYFFDSGPREFFLSISIFLPVLGIGIYPDFVLSLSVEKVEVILSNSFYRSFFY, from the exons ATGGATGTAAAGCTAAACAAATTGCTTCTGCCCCAAGGACCGAAGACTGCGTTGGTTGTAAGAG CACGGATTTTTCTGGCCCAAGTGTATCTTGTCTTTACCACGAACCATTTTCCTTGTTTAACAATAATTGCGGTTTTGCCAATATTTGCAGGttgcttaattttttttcttccacaTAGGGGAAATAGAGTAATCCGGTGGTATACTATATGTATATGCATCTTAGAGCTTCTTCTAACGACTTATGCATTTTGCTATCATTTTCAATCAGACGACCCATTAATCCAACTAACGGAGGATTATAAATGGATcctttttttggattttcattGGAGATTAGGAATAGATGGACTCTCTATAGGACCCATTTTACTAACGGGGTTCATCACTACTTTAGCTACTTTAGCGGCTTGGCCGGTTACTCGAGATTCTCGATTATTTCATTTCCTGATGTTAGCAATGTACAGTGGACAAATAGGATTATTTTCTTCTCGagatcttttacttttttttctcatgtGGGAGTTAGAATTAATTCCCGTTTATCTACTTGTATCCATGTGGGGAGGAAAAAAACGTCTGTATTCGgctacaaaatttattttgtacacGGCAGGGggttctatttttcttttaatggGAGTTCTGGGCGTCGGCTTATATAGTTCTACCGAACcaacattaaattttgaaatattggCTAATCAGTCCTATCCTGTGGCCTTggaaatattcttttatattggattttttcttgcttttgcTGTCAAATTACCAATCATACCCCTACATACATGGTTACCAGATACCCACGGAGAAGCGCATTATAGTACTTGTATGCTTCTAGCCGGAATCTTATTAAAAATGGGAGCGTATGGATTAGTTCGGATCAATATGGAATTATTTCCTCATGCTCATTCGCTATTTTCTCCTTGGTTGATAATAGTGGGCGCAATGCAAATAATCTATGCAGCTTCAACATCTCTGGGTCAAcggaatttaaaaaaaagaatagcCTATTCCTCTGTATCTCATATGGGTTTTATAATTATAGGAATTGGTTCTATTACGGATATCGGGCTCAACGGAGCCCTTTTACAAATAATCTCTCATGGATTTATCGGTGCTGCACTTTTTTTCTTGTCCGGAACAACTTATGATAGAATACGCCTTCTTTATCTTGATGAAATGGGTGGAATAGCTATCCCAATGCCAAAAATGTTCACGATGTTCAGTAGTTTTTCGATGGCCTCCCTCGCATTACCAGGTATGAGTGGTTTTGTTGCCGAATTACTAGTCTTTTTTGGATTAGTTACTAGTccaaaatttcttttaatgacaaaaaTCGTAATTACTTTTGTAATGGCAATTGGAATGATATTAACccctatttatttattatctaTGTTACGCCAGATGTTCTATGGATACAAGATATTTAACGGCCcaaactcttatttttttgattcTGGGCCGCGagaattttttctttcaatctctatttttttaccCGTACTCGGTATTGGTATATACCCAGATTTCGTTCTTTCACTATCAGTTGAAAAGGTTGAAGTTATCCTATCTAATTCTTTTTATAGAtcgtttttttattga